The window GTCGGCTTACAGAGCTTCCCGCCCATGAAGCCAGCCAAAAGCCAATAGGCCGCGAAGTAGGCTTGCTCCATCCCACTCAGCCCCTTTGGGTTTCCGCGACGCGGGAAACGGAAAGATTTGCGCGGTTTTCCCGCCCACGTTCTTCACCTGCTCCGCAACCGCAGCCTCAATGGCGCGGAGTAGCTTGGGAGGGATTGGGCCGGTGTAGGAAACCCATTTGGTCATGTGGTGGCTCCTGTTGTGGCTTCCGCAGCGCGGGCTCGCTCGCTCGAAGACTATTCCCCCGCCACGCGTTGCGAAGTGCATACATCCGCCGTTCCGTTTCCCGCATATTTCCCCTTCCACGCCGAAGTCCCCCAGCGCGTGACGACACTTTCGACGGCTGTTCGAAGTGCATCAGGTACAGGCTTTTGCACGGCCAGCTCCTGCGCCCTTTGAAGAGCGCTGACGTACATATCGTACTGGGTCCGGCGAGTCGTCATGCGGGGTTTGCTGAAGCCACTGCGCGACCTGCTCGATGGTGTGACAGTCGCATGTGAGGTGCATGGGTTTACGAGACATTGGCCACCCCCTCTGCATCCTTACCAAGGGCGGCGCGGGCAATCTCACCTCGGTCGATAACGTCGGCCTCGAATTGCATGAAAACGTCGCTGTAGCCCGTGAACTTCGGGCCAATCACCATTGTGCAGCGGTCAGGTTCCTCGGCAGCATAGAAACGAAGCGCCTCTCTCAGCCTTGCATTTTCAGCGGCAAGGGAGGGAGCGTCGGCCATAAGCCGGGCGTTGATGCGCCGCACTTTATCATCGGGTTCGTATTCATTCTCTTCGTCACTGTCGACAACTGTGGCTAGGTAAAGCTCGCGGCCGTCGCCCTGACGCGCCAAAATCCAACGCTCGTCAAAGCACTCATCCTCGAACCATTCACCCGGCGTGCATCCCTGATATTTCTCCGGCAGCAAAGCGCCTTCAGTCTTATTGCTCACTCATTTCGCTTCCTAGATTAATCGGTATATGCGGTAATAATTGTCAGCTGATAGCTGTTATCCCCTATATTGGCGATTTTATAATATGGTCGGAAGTGATTTCCGAAGTCATACTCAGGATCATCGCTCTTGAGCCGATCAAGCCGACGATACTCCGCTTCTGAAATAGCAATTCGTGACCATTTTTCTCTCACCTCGAAAAGTGCTTTTGCTAGTGTTTCGTTGGCACCAAGGTCGCTTTTGATTTCGTACTCGTAATACGAGTCGCCGTAAGCGCGCTTTTGGCCACCGTGTGCTTGTTTCATTTCAAACATCGTCGTCTTCCCTTTATTGAAACAAAGCAGCCTTTCCCGGATAGCCGATCTGTCCAGGTTGTCCTCCTTCAGCCGTTCGAACGGGCTAACCGGAGGTGGGCCGGGCGGCTCCAACAATGTGAGGAAGCTGCCCTGTTCCATGTCAGTTCCCCATCAGCTGCTTATAAGCAGCACCAATGACGTGCATGGCGCGCCGGTAGGCGGGGTCGTAAGGGGTATGCGGCCAGACGCCAGAGCCCCGGCGCATGGCCAGCACCACCGGGTGCTCGCAAAGCTTCCACACCCGCACGTCGGGAACATCATTGCAGTGAACCAAATGGCACTGCGAATGGCCAAGGCTCTCAAGCTGACCAGCGAGGAAACGGGCGTCTGCCTGTGCGTCGTTGTCAAAAACAGCAAGGACGGTTTCTGTCTGGTCCTGCTTCACATAAGTGTATTTATTCATGGCCGTGCTTTCGTTATACATAATTATTACCATGTATAAATACACGTGACAATCAAAAAGGTAATAAAGTTAAATCCTTCGGAATGCACCATAAACCCCTTGCTTTTCCGCACCTTAAAGCCATACTCCCCGCATAGGGAATAAGCCCCGTCACGTTTATGGAGCCAGCCATGGCCGCGAAAACTGACTACAGCAGCATGTCGATCGCCGATCTTCAGGCGCTTTCCGATGAGGTGTCTGCCGCCCTTGAGGCGAAAAAGGATGAGCGGCGTCAGGAATTGCTGAAGGAGCTGGAAGCGCTGGGCGGTTCGCCGAAGTCCGCGACGCGGCGGACGGCTGACGAAGGGACCGGCACCACCAGGCCGAAGCCGGGCGCGAAGTACCGCAGCAAGAAAAGCCCCGACGTGACGTGGACCGGGCGCGGGGCGCTCCCCAACTGGCTTAAGGCCGAAATGGAAGAGACTGGCGAGACGGACAAGGAAGCGTTCCGGATTGCTGCGTAATCATGTGCAAAAAGTGAGATCGAGCCCTCGTTCTTTGTGGATGGGGGCTTTTTCATTGCGTCTGCCGCGCATAGTTTGATTGATAGTAGCAGGTAGAGGCAGATCGCATGTCAGGTGATAACGAGGAGGCGGTCGACAAGCTTATTGCGCATCTTAAAGAGCCGCCTGAAGCGCCGCCTTTGCTTTATAAGTATGTGATACCGGAGCGCATTGATGTTCTCCAGCATGCACGCATTCGTTATACCCACCTAGGCGGGACGAACGACGTTTTCGAGATCAGGCGGACAATAAAAACCATGTTTGGCCCCCGGATGGAGGCCGCTGTCAGGGCGTCTTTTACCAGTAAGAACATTGACGAGCGCATCGTCGAAGCGCTGGCTGAAAAAGCTGGATTAACCACCCAAGCTGCTCAAGAATTGTACGCTGTACTTCGCGAGACGCCGGAAATGAAGGCGATCATAAGCAAGGCAATGGAGGAACTGGACTACCAGCTCAATGCCGTATTTCCAGCCGCTTTCGGCGACCCCAACTTTGTCATGGGGCTATTGACCGACTTCGCCAGCAAGACAGCCGCATTATCAGTTTCAGACGATCCCCATAGCGGGATCATGTGGGCCCATTATGCCGCTAATTGGACCGGCTTTGTGATTGCGTTTGATACGACCCACCCGAGTCTAGGTCCGTCGCCGACAACCGGGAGCGTGTTTTTCCCGATCAGCTATCGCGACGAAATGGTCGACGAGTTTTGGGATGATCCGTTTGGAGCATTGTTCTCGAAGCAGGCCGGCTGGGGATATGAGAGGGAATGGCGAAAGATAATCGACCCGGACCTTGCCGAGACCCGGATTGCAGCTGATCCCGACGACATTCTCCTCAAGAACTTTGATCGCGCCGCGGTGCAACGGGTAGTCGTTGGTCATCGAGCCGCACCGGCCCTGGTCAATGACTTGCGGGTAGTCTTGCGCGATTACCCCGGCACCCGCTTACTTCAGGCCCATCCCGATCCAGTGCTAGGCACCGTGGCTGAGGTCGAGCTGCAGCAATAAGCATGAGCGACCCGCACAAGCTGTTCACTTGCTGACCGCTAGCAGCGTTATAATCGAACTGAGACCAGCTGTGAACGAGCTGGAAAACGTGTTTGCCAAGTTCTCGATCAACGGCGAGGGCACCTCACCTGCAAAAAGGCTAAGGCCGATTGATCCTGCAGCACTGAGGACGGTCAGCGCAAAAACGTATCGGAGGATAGTGTTCTGCTCAAAGCGCACCGCTGGCCTCCATCGGCCTAGTGAAGCGCTGAGCGGGGATCTTCGATGGGAATCGAGGAACCTCGCCCAGACACTCTGGGACATGGTTCCTCGCTGGTGCCCGCGACCGGACGAGGGAGTAGAGAGAAGGTCAGTGTAACGCGGGACATTAAATGCAGCGCTCTGCCAACATGGCAGCGGCGACTCAACAAAATTAACGTCGATCCAGAAAAACAGCAAGCGGTGAATCGGAAATTAACGTTCTCCGTGGATTCTGAAGGCCAAACGTTAACAGCGCGCATATCGAAGGTTAACGGACGCCGATGGCGGTGTGAGGCTCCAGAGAGGCGCAAAACAAAAAGCCCCGGCTCAACACCGGGGCTTTTCTTTTGAACAAAAAGACCCCCGGTGAACCGGGGGCGAGTGGGGAGGGAGGAAACGCGCTCAGGTGTCAGGACAGTGGCTTAACCTCGATAACGGCGTCAGGGTCGATGGACCGGACCCATTTGCCGAAAGCTTCAATGCCCGGCGGGATCGTTCCCGGCGGTATGCGTATGGTGACGCCGATGGCTACGGATACTCGCGGCTGCGTCTCTGGCTCGCCAAAGCCTGGGACCGCCTGACCGTATCGGACGGGTCCTTCTGGCATGGGGGCTCCTTAGCCTTGCCGCACAACCCGGCGCGGGGTGGAAGGGACACGATTACACGATGCGGGCCTGGGGCCAGCCCGGTTTTGAAAGCATGTCGGTGTTTCCTGATTACAGGAACATGCTGAGCCGAGTTTAAGCAGGTGGCAAATACTTTAGAAAGATGTTGCCGGGTGCATCTGGTGGCATCATAGTGCTTTAAGTGGGATGCAGTTGCCGACGCGCTGCATCCCCGGCAATTACTGCGTCGGTGCCAAACAATGAGAAGCGTCGATGAGTGGCCGATACAATATCGCACGACCGGTTGGGTGAGTTATACGCTCAGCGGATTATCAAGAAAGGCGGCCTGGCCGTCGCAAATTACAGGCTTTCTGCCGTCTGGGAACAACCGGATGTCGTTCAATGGATGGGCGGCTGCGCCATCCATTTACTGGAAGTCAAGGTAAGTCGGTCTGATTTTCTGAGGGATAAAGATAAGCCATTTAGGCATACTGCTGACAGCTATCTAGCTCACAGGCAGCGGAAGTTTTTGGAAGAATACAGGCGTTATCAGACGCACGTAGAAGATATGCGAAAAGACGCCGAGAAGCGCCATGCGTGGTTTAACCAGAGACTTGAGGAGCGCGGGCAGCCTATCACGCCATTTTCGTGGAAGCCTCCATATTTCTTCGGCTTCTATGACGCGCCCCGCGAACTCGGTATGGGGAATTACAGGAGTTACCTCTGCCCCGCGGGGCTAATTGGAGTTGGTGACGTACCGGAGCGGTGGGGCCTGGTCTGGTACTTGGAGAAAGATGGCCTGCCAACCTTCAAGGTGAAGCGATCACCGACACGGTTTCCGGACAACGAGATCAATCATCAGGCAGGTATGACTTACCTCCTGACAATTATGAAGAGAATGGTCGGGAACGTCGAAAACTGGGCGCAGGCAGCCGCATGGGGCTCAAGAGGTAGATTTGTTCAGGTTGAGGTGCGGCAATGAGCGCCTTCTTCTCCTGGCAGCACGCCATTCTGAAAAGCTCACTCGAAGCGACCACAAAGCACGTCTGCCTGACGATCGGCTGTCACATGGCAGCGGACGGCTCTGGCTGCTGGCCTTCCTACTCGACCATCGAGACAGAGAGCGGCCTAAGCCGGTCCACGGTCATCCTGCACGTCAAGAAGGCTGCTGAAGCGGGTTATCTCGCGGTCGATCAGCGCAGCCGGGAAAACGGCTCTGCCAGCTCAAACCTCTACCAGCCCCGCATGCCCGAGGTGGTCCGGCAAACGGACGGGGGTAGTCCGGCAACCGGACTAGGGGTGGTCCGGCAAACGGACCCCCATAACAGACCATCTCTAACAGACCAGGGAACAGAAACCCCCTCTGTCCCCCAACCGGAGAAATCAACGAAAGCCAAAACCCGTGAAACCACTGTCCAGCGTCTTGACCAGTTCCTTGGAGGCACAGAGGCCATGCCCGTCGCTTGGGCAGACCGAACGGCCGCTAAGTACGGCTTCTCTCAGCCCTTCATCGCCGACCAGTGGCAGCGGTTCTGCAATCACCACATCGGCAAGCGGAACCGCTACGCCGAATGGGGCCGCGCTTGGGACAACTGGTGTCGTAGCTCTACCGAGCGGCGGCCAACCGCCAACGGCTACCGCAGCGCAGCTGAACGACGAACTGCTGAGATTCTCGGCGACGTTAGAGACATGCATCCCGAAATGTTTGAAGGCGACCACAGAGACCCTGCCGGCGGTCCTGGCGGAGATCGAGAACGCCCGGCCGGCGGCGACGGCCTTGATCAGCTTCTGCCGGTCGGTTCTGGCCCCGCCCTCTGACGCCGCGGTGAACTTCGGCCACTGCTTCGCGCTGCTGAGCCAGTATCCGGCGGTCTACCAGACCGAAGGGCTCAAGGGCGGCGAGCTGGAGGTCATGCAGCAGCTCAAGCGCCGGATGCGCGCCGACTGGATCGAGGATCTGGCCGACGTTCCGGAGTGGGCCGTGCGGCACGCCTGCCGCGAGTGGCGGCGCAGCTCCAAGGGTGAATGGCGGCCGAAGATCTCGGACATCCTGCACCTGGCCAACAGCGCACTGGCTCCGTTCCGGGCGCAGCTGCTGGACGGGGAGCGGAAGCTGGATCACGCCCGGCTGGAGGCACGCCGGCAGGCGCATTTCGCAGCTGAGCACGCTCGCGTGTATGGATAATCTGATGAAATCTCACGCACATTGGAAAACGAGACAATGGGTCCGCCTCGGCCGCAAGGTGCCTCCCACATCCATCATTTTATGCCGGTCTTTTACACATCTCGATGGGTCACCCCGCCGGGCGGCAAACTGCTGGAATACAGCGAGCCGTACCCCGGCAAGATCGTGGCAAAGCCAGTCGGTCCCAAGGCTACGGGGTTCGTCGATAAGCTAAACATTCTGGAAGATTTGCCACCGGATGACGCTAGGCAGCTAGAAGAGGCCTTCTTTAGCCCACTCGATGACTCAGCTGCCAAGGTGCTGGAGCGGATAGAAAGCGGATGGGGTAACGGCGGGAAAGCTCAATGGACCTCGAAAGATCGCAGTGAATGGTCGCGGTTCGTAATGTCCATGATGTTTCGCCATCCAGAGGAGCTGGAGTCCGCCAAAGCCGGTTTTGCTGAGGATTGGAAAACGGTCACGCCGGAAGTCCGGGCTGCCTTTGAAGCCGCTGGCGATTTTCCTGGAAAACCAGCGTCGGTGGAGGAGTTCCTTGCCAGCCAAGCGCCAGAGAGAATTCGGGCGGACGCACTTCGAATGGTGAGAAAGGTGATGCTCGACAGTCGGGCGATTGGAGAGAGGCTGAATAACGCTCACTGGCGCTTTGTGGTGCTGCCGGAAGCATGCTTTGATCTCGTGACAGGCGATAGACCAGTTATGAATACAGATGGGCTAGGCGTCAAAAATGCTTACCTAACAATGCCAATCGGCCCGCGACGCCTTTTCGTGGCTTCTCAGTCTGCTGCGGTCGCGGATAAAGTCAGCCGTACAAGGTTGCCGGATCTTGCCAAAACAACAAACAAAGGCTGCGTCCGTCGTGCCTATAGGTATGTCTATGCCAAAGACAAAACGCATGACGAATTCATTCGAAAACATTTCGGTAAAGACCGCCCTCTGACCTGGATGGAGCAAATGAGGGCCGTGCGTGCCCGTGCGAAAGCAAGCGGTGACTATCCGTTTCCCGATCCTTGACCATCGACGCGCAAGAGGAGGACGAAGCGGATGCCGCATGGGCCGCAGCGACATGGTGGATACGACGTTCGCTTAGTCGATTCCCAAGCGTTGTTTGGCTGCCCGCTGGTTCTTAACGCAGTGCTCGATCATCTCGTAATTCTGTCCCCACTTGTCTCGGCACATCTTCATGATCGGGTCAGCCTGTCTCACGCCTTTAGCGAGCTTCTTCATGGCGAGATAATGCTGCCGTGCCTTCTCTTTCGCAGATGAGTTCGCGAAATTGCAGTCGGCTTTCATAAAGGCGGGCATTACCGAGTCGGCATACTCAAGAATATCAAGCTGTTTCATAGCCTCAGCGAAATTACTTATGACGACTTCCGGTGTGTCCCACTCGCACTTTGCAGCAGATCCGCCAGTCAAAGCCATCTGAAAGGCCAAGCTACGCTTCTCGTCGGCAGAAAGCGCGTTAGCCGCATTTGATGTGAGAAATAGAGCGACTATCACTACGAAAGCGCGAACCATGATGTGTTCCCCGAAGCGTTCCTGTTATCGGAGCACGCGCCGGAATTCCCCGTCAACGGGTATCGCCGTCACCGCACCTTCAGAACGCTGAGCTGGTCGTTCTCGAACTGCTGCGTGAGGCCCTTCGCTAGTCCGGCCGCCTCAGCGCGCGCAATTGCCTGGCGGATGCGGTTGGAGAACTGCTGGCGGGTACCGTGTTCCTCCGGCCGGTAAGGCAGAACCAATGGCTTGCCGAAGCGGATGCCGGAAAAATCGTATTTGCGTGACCGTGCTGGCGTTTTCGTCCGTTTCATAAACTCCGTTAAACTTCCTACTTCGTGGTTTTCTCGCGCTCGAACACGAGGCTTTGGGTTGGTTCAAGGCCGTGATCGTGAATCACGCGCAGCCATTTATCTACCTGTCCCCAATCAATAACTGCAGATACTTTTTCAGTAAAGCATTCTGGAGGTAAATCAGCTTCACTGTATCCCCATTGGCGCTTAAGCCATGCGGGCGTAAACGGCTCGCGCTTCAGCCGCGATACCCAGCCGTTATAGGATATGGAGATCTCGCCGGTGGCCGACTGGCGCTTCAGAAGCTCTGCGCGTAACGGGACGGCGATAGCTTTGGCCTCCTCCTCAATACGTTTATGCGCGGCAATTATGCCGATCAGCATTTCATCATCTAGCTCGCTCAAGTCCACATACGGGCCTCCTGTTGGTTTGAATCAAAAGGCCGCCGGTTCGCGACGGCCTGCGCCTTCCGCCTCGTTAGAAGGGAATATCGTCGTCCCCGACCGGCGGAGGATTGCGGTCGCCAAAGCTATCGACCGGCTGGCTCGGTGAGGAACCGAAGCGGTTCTGATATTCTTCGGACTTCGAGATGTAATCCTGAAGGCCTTTGCTCAGGCTCTCAAAAATTACCTGGTCCCAGGGATCGATCTCGAACAGGGTCGCCTGGTTCGCCAGCCGCGGCGTCTCGATGGACTTCAGCTTCGGCGTGATGCCGGTGATGTTGGCGAACGTCTTCCCCTTCACGCTGGTCACGTGCTGGATCGTCACCATGCAGGGGGCAGCGATCAGCTTGCTGATGTCGAAACCCTCCAGCTCGTCGTCGGTGAACGGACGGCCGCGCCAGCTCTGGAGGAACGGGCGCAGCTTGCTCTTCTCGCCGAGGCTGAGGGTGAATTTCTGCTGCACCACGTGCGGGCGGCCATCTTCCATGTAGCCGCTGCCGTCGCCGATCTGGTTCTCGCCGTGAAGCTCGAAGCCGATGATGACCTGCCGCTTTTGCTGGACGCCGTACTGGCCGTCTACCGTCTGCGTGCCGCAGTCGATCACCTTATGGCAGATGGCCGCAAACTGGCCTTCCGGCGCTAGTTGAAAATCCCCGTTGCCGGACTGTTTGGCGATAATAGCCATTTCATTGTCTTTCACTCGTTTCTAATAAGGCCGGTAGACCGCTTTCGTCGCTATTGAATGGCGACAGGGATTATAAGGACATAACTATTATCATGGGGCAAGTACAAAATGTATAAATACACGTTGACATAGTAATAATGGCGGCTCATAATTCCTTTATCACCAATAACCAGAAAGGAATAAGAGATGGCCGTTTACACCCCTAACAAGCAAATGTGGGTCCGCACTGATCCGCATGAAGTGACGCTGATGGACATGCTGCGGATTGCCGTTCTGTCACCGGCTCCTCGCTTTGTGCAGGTCGCGCTGGCGGTGGTCGGTGGATTGGGATTCGCCGCTCTTATCCTGAACAGCATACCTGCCTAAACAAGGTCATTCTCGGGCAGGCGATCATCATGCCCCGCAGCACCACCAAGCTGGGCGTGGAGGAGATGACACGCTTCCTGGAGGCCATAGAGGCGCTGGCGATGGACCTGGAGGTCCGCCTGCCGCCCTCTGCCGATTACGCCCACGCCATGGGTTTAGATAAACGAACGAAAGCCGAAAGCCACGGAGATGCCGACTGAGTGGCAGCCTTTTGAGCTGGCTCCGAAGGACGGCAGGCGGTTCCTGGCAGCGAGGAAGTGCGAGGGACCGAACCACGTCGGCCAGTGGATCGTCCGGGTTTGCAGCTATGCTTATTCCCGCCGGAGAGATGCCGTCGTACTGAAGGGCTGGGACCTCGGCAGCGCTACAGTAGTTGAGCCGACGCCGTGCGCGTCGTTCGACATGCCCACCTAAGGGGGCGCTTACCTTTCGCTATCGCTATCTGAGCCGAATATACGATTGATAACAAGTTCTCGCAGAAAACTGACCGATTTGCCACGGCAGTCATCGATTGCTTCGATCAGTGAGGGGTGCATAACGACACCGCCTCCCTCGTACTTGCGCAATCGCTTTATAAAATTGTCGATATCATGTGCATCGAGAATATTACGCGGGAATATGAACGAAAACGGCGCTATTCCGTCGATCGTAGGCCTACGCCTCGGTGCTAAACGTTCTGGCAAAAACTGGCGCAGAAGCTGCGAAGGGCTCAGGATGACGAACCGAATGGGGCGCGGGTACTCTCTTAGTCGAGCCCAAGTTTCTCTTGAAAATGGGGGAAACCCAGAGAACATGCATATGATGTAGCCATCCGCTTTCGTAACCTGCTCAACACTCGATATAATATCATCAGCCAAGTCCTGCCGTAGCGAGCTGCGTTGGCCTCGAAAATGCGCTCGCGCAGGCCGATTTAGTAATTCCTCTCCTCGGTCAGTAAGGCCATCCTGTGAGAAGTTATGCGTTCCAACGATGACATCTCCCTCAAGCAGATTTGCAAAAATCTTATCGCAATCAATTCCTGAAAGCTGCCTCTGGGCGAAGCTAATCTGTTGAGTCCGGTATACAATAAGACGTGTAGGACCAGACCGGCGAGTGCCAATTTCAATCCGATCCGTAATGATCTCACAGAGCAATGATTCAGTGTTGCGCGTGGCAATGTCCTGCTCAAGAATTGAGTCATAGCCGGCGGCTATAAGCCGCTCATCGAAAACGCGCGATACAATATTCTCCGGTACCTCGGTAGCTATGTGGAACCGCTCTATCATCTGGCGCAGTGCAACCTTCTGCCCAGCTACAAGCATTCCATCGCGATCGAAGTCGGGAAGTCTTGTCTGAACGTCGATATCCGCGCCTGTCGTTATGACAGCTGCGGTCACTCGCGAGAGGTTTGCACCGCGCAGATCACATCGGGTTAGATCGAGTATCGGTGTTTGGAGTTCACCGAAATCGACGCCGCGGAAATCACAGCCGCGAAGGTCCTGAGAAGGGTCTAATTTCGCTAAAGCTAGCAGGTCCTGAAAGCTTGCGTCTTTCGCTTCTAAAATGCGGTCAATCTGCTCTATGGGGTTCATCTTCGAGCTTCTCATAAGAGATGGAGCAGGTTGCCAGAACGATCTCGCCCGACCCACGATTCGCTGTTGTTGGATTAAGCTCCCGTAGATGCTTGGCAATCAGGGCCCGGATGACGCTCGAATGATTTGCCGAAAGGCGGAACAGTCTTAGATTGCTACTCCCATCGTCAGCCGGAACGACTTCCATGTCCTTGGGAAAGCACTTAAGAACGCCGGACACGCTGCCTTTTTGCTCAAGGTAATTAATTTTGCAAAAATGATCTTTGCTTTTATATGAACCCTCTAAACGACGATCTCTGTAGTCGCAAACACGCCACTTAGATCCGGGCAGGCGGAGAAAAACATTATCGACTTCAGGCGCTGTTTCCTTGAAGCCGGAGTTATTGGATCTCTTATGCTCGCTTCCCGTAGACCCCTTTAATTCACCCGCGGGCGTAGGACCGAGCATCGTGCTACGGACCCCGGCTGATCCCCCGAGTTCCTTCTTGGAGCTGCCTTCCGACGAAGATCCGAAGCTACGCTCGGTGGAGCGTTCGCGGGTTTCAGGTACTGCCTGACTGCCCACATGATCGTCCCGATCGATCTCGCAGCCCGACGTTTCCAAATGAATGTAAGCGGTACGAACGCTGACCTCGTATTCCTTGCTCCAGTCATGAGCGAGGATGCGATGCTGGCCAAAGCGCGCGGCGAGGCCGAGTAAGAAATCCGAAGAGGTTTTCGACTGCGTGGCGAAGATGTCCAGCTCGCCTATCTCGCTAGGCTGCATGAACGCCTCGTCGCGACTGAACTTACGATTCGGCATGCGGCGACACCCAAGGTTGAGCGGGGCAATGCTACCACCCTA is drawn from Methylopila sp. 73B and contains these coding sequences:
- a CDS encoding H-NS histone family protein, which produces MAAKTDYSSMSIADLQALSDEVSAALEAKKDERRQELLKELEALGGSPKSATRRTADEGTGTTRPKPGAKYRSKKSPDVTWTGRGALPNWLKAEMEETGETDKEAFRIAA
- a CDS encoding DUF2971 domain-containing protein, with translation MSGDNEEAVDKLIAHLKEPPEAPPLLYKYVIPERIDVLQHARIRYTHLGGTNDVFEIRRTIKTMFGPRMEAAVRASFTSKNIDERIVEALAEKAGLTTQAAQELYAVLRETPEMKAIISKAMEELDYQLNAVFPAAFGDPNFVMGLLTDFASKTAALSVSDDPHSGIMWAHYAANWTGFVIAFDTTHPSLGPSPTTGSVFFPISYRDEMVDEFWDDPFGALFSKQAGWGYEREWRKIIDPDLAETRIAADPDDILLKNFDRAAVQRVVVGHRAAPALVNDLRVVLRDYPGTRLLQAHPDPVLGTVAEVELQQ
- a CDS encoding helix-turn-helix domain-containing protein gives rise to the protein MSAFFSWQHAILKSSLEATTKHVCLTIGCHMAADGSGCWPSYSTIETESGLSRSTVILHVKKAAEAGYLAVDQRSRENGSASSNLYQPRMPEVVRQTDGGSPATGLGVVRQTDPHNRPSLTDQGTETPSVPQPEKSTKAKTRETTVQRLDQFLGGTEAMPVAWADRTAAKYGFSQPFIADQWQRFCNHHIGKRNRYAEWGRAWDNWCRSSTERRPTANGYRSAAERRTAEILGDVRDMHPEMFEGDHRDPAGGPGGDRERPAGGDGLDQLLPVGSGPAL
- a CDS encoding DUF4238 domain-containing protein produces the protein MGPPRPQGASHIHHFMPVFYTSRWVTPPGGKLLEYSEPYPGKIVAKPVGPKATGFVDKLNILEDLPPDDARQLEEAFFSPLDDSAAKVLERIESGWGNGGKAQWTSKDRSEWSRFVMSMMFRHPEELESAKAGFAEDWKTVTPEVRAAFEAAGDFPGKPASVEEFLASQAPERIRADALRMVRKVMLDSRAIGERLNNAHWRFVVLPEACFDLVTGDRPVMNTDGLGVKNAYLTMPIGPRRLFVASQSAAVADKVSRTRLPDLAKTTNKGCVRRAYRYVYAKDKTHDEFIRKHFGKDRPLTWMEQMRAVRARAKASGDYPFPDP
- a CDS encoding pentapeptide repeat-containing protein; amino-acid sequence: MNPIEQIDRILEAKDASFQDLLALAKLDPSQDLRGCDFRGVDFGELQTPILDLTRCDLRGANLSRVTAAVITTGADIDVQTRLPDFDRDGMLVAGQKVALRQMIERFHIATEVPENIVSRVFDERLIAAGYDSILEQDIATRNTESLLCEIITDRIEIGTRRSGPTRLIVYRTQQISFAQRQLSGIDCDKIFANLLEGDVIVGTHNFSQDGLTDRGEELLNRPARAHFRGQRSSLRQDLADDIISSVEQVTKADGYIICMFSGFPPFSRETWARLREYPRPIRFVILSPSQLLRQFLPERLAPRRRPTIDGIAPFSFIFPRNILDAHDIDNFIKRLRKYEGGGVVMHPSLIEAIDDCRGKSVSFLRELVINRIFGSDSDSER